One Patescibacteria group bacterium genomic window, AATGCGTACTACCATGAAGATTCAGGGCGATCGGTTATTGAATGGCAACAGGGTGATACGTACATCATTATGACGAGCCATAGCCCAATCAACGGAAAAGACTTAGTGGATGCTGCGCGTTCTTTCACTCCATACGTTGAATCCTAGACCCTATGCGCGTCCGTGATGTGATGGTTCATGACTTCCACACCCTGCAATCTTCGCAGAGCGTTGCCAGCGCGGTCCAGCTTTTTGTGAAAGAAGAAATTACCGGTGCACCAGTTATTGACCACGGGAAGCTGGTGGGCATGCTTTCTGAAAAAGACATTTTCCGGTCGCTGTACCCCAGCGTGGCACAGTTTGCTGACAACCCAGAGCTGTGGTTAGAAGAAACTGAACTGGAAGAGAATGCAACAGGTGTCGCTGCATTACCTGTTGAGCAGATTATGCAGCGCCACGTCATTTGCGTACCACCGGATGCGCCACTCATGCAGGCTGGCTCGATTATGCTCGCACACCGCGTGCATCGCCTCGTGGTGCAAGATGGGGACAAAGTGGTGGGTTTACTCACACGTTCAGCGGTTTTTCGGAACGTCTTTAAGCAGAAACTTTCCTAAGGCATGCCAGAATTGCCAGAGGTTGAAACCGTGGTTCGGGGGTTACAGGGATTGGTGGGGAAACGCATTCGCAAGGTTGAAGTCCGACGGCCAAAGTTAGTTTCCGTTGGGCCGGGCACACTTAGTCCAAAACGCTCGCATACCGCAGCCCAGGCGCGGCGCTTTTCAGCTGTGCTGCAGGGTCGAAGCGTGCAGAGTATAACCCGGCGAGCAAAGCTTATTTGCATCCAGTTGTCCGGTGGCTGGACGCTTTTCATCCATTTAAAAATGGCTGGGCAATTAGTTGTGCAAAAAGCGAAGCAGCGGAAGTTGCTTATCCGATTGCTCAACACACCCACCGCACCCTTGGAAATGCTGCCTACCAAGCATACGCACATCATCTGCACATTTGGTGATGGAACCATTCTATACTTTAATGACATTCGGCTGTTTGGCACCTGGCGAGTTGTGCATACCAGAGATCATGCTGCTTTGCAGGATGTCGCTTCCTACGGGCCTGAGCCACTGGAAAAGGATTTTACGGCAAAAGTATTGCAAGCATCGCTGGGCAAGCGCCCGCGGATGCTCATCAAACAAGCACTTACTGACCAGCAATTGCTAGCCGGGGTGGGGAACATATATGCCGATGAGTCACTGTTTGCTGCCAAGCTCTTGCCAACCCGAACGGTGGGGTCATTGCAACCAAAAGACTGGCTGCGGCTTTTCCAGAGTGTGCAGAAAGTGTTGCGTCACGCTATTCGCACGCACGGCTCGTCGGTCGGAGAATTCATCCGACCTGACGGGAGCATGGGGATGTTTGGTCGGTATCACAAAGTCTACGGACGGAAAGGGGAGCCGTGTGTGATTTGCAAAACACCCATTCGCAAGATTGTCGTGGGTGGGCGGGGGACGCACTACTGTTCGAAGTGCCAAGAGTGAGCTGTGGAATAAGAGACGTAAGTAATTGAGTTTAGTTCTATTAATTCGTAATAGAAAACCCTCTAAAGTTGTTCAGAGGGTTTTTTGTAATACGAGTCAATTTATTCCCTTGCGATAGCCACGAAAAGGTGGCGCCTGTCCCAACGACCACTAACCATATCTAAGGCTAAATACACACCGTCTTGCTTCCCGCCAACGTATGGCTGGCAAAAAAAGCCTTCTTCTTGAAAACGCTCACCTGCAAGCGCTATCACAGTGAACCTGCGGAGTATTTCTGGAGCTAAACTTCGTATAACGGTTTCAGCCTCAGCTCGATCAGGAAGACGGCAATGCATGTATGCCAGCTGGGTGGTTACTGCATGATTAGATGCGTTTTTACATCTTGGAGGTACAAGCCGAAATCGGATATTATTTCTACCCTTTCCTCGAACGGGAAAGTGCTGGAGTTCCACATATTCCACAGATGCGTATCTATCCTTATCGATTGTCTGCCATTGCTGATCGTCGTAGTCAACAAGAATGGTGTTAAGATGCTTCGTTATTTTGGGTGCAAACATAAGATGGATCCTCCATATTTTTTTGTTTTTTCATATACTCATTCCAGAAAATGAACATCTTTCAGGTTGGTAAAGTACATCAATTGCCAAGCCTATCAATATAGGCTTAGAACGTCAATATCACATTTTTTATAGCTTAGAATACTTGCACAACTACCCCAACTGCAATCCCAATGGCGCTGCCAACAGTGATTTCCCAGGGCGTGTGGCCCCAGCGCTCAGAGAGTTTTGGGTAGGTTGAGGATTGCGCAGCCGGGTGTTCGGTAACCAAGCGGTTGAGGATTTTTCCATGCACGCCAATTTCTCGCCGGAAGCCAATGGCGTCACGAATGGTGAGGACTGAGAACACGGCGGCAATAGCAAAGGCTGCTGAGCCAATTCCTTGGTGAAAGCCTACCATGGTCGTAAGGCACGCAACGAAAGCTCCATGTGAGCTGGGCATGCCACCGTAGCTATCCCACATATGCTTCAGATCCAGGTTGCCTTTGATGTGGTCAACACCCAGCTTCAGCACTTGCGTGCCAATTGCCGTGGCAACTGGTATGATGAGTAAACTCCAACCGGATTCCATATATGGACAGTATACATGCTTTTTTCCTAGGTGTCGTTCAGGGGCTGACTGAGTTCCTCCCCATTTCCAGCTCTGGGCATTTGCTGGCGTTTCATGAAATCACAAATGCTGGGATTTTTGATAGCCTGCGCTTTGATGCTGCTTTGCACGTTGGCACCCTTGTCGCAATCATTGTCTACTTCTGGCGTGACGTGGTGGAAATCGTCCAGGGCTTCTTTCGGTCTCTCCGTTCCTGGCAGGTAAAAACTGACGCCAAGCAGAAGCAAGCCTGGACGGTCATTGTGGGCTCCATTCCGGCTGGGATTGCCGGGATGCTTGGCGAGAAGTGGATTGAAGACAACACTCGGAATTTGTGGTTGGTTGTTATCACATTGGTCATTGGCGCGGTTGCTTTTTGGCTAGCAGAAGTCTGGTCACGCCGGCAGCAGCAACACGCTGAGGTTTCTTATGCCACAGCCTGGGTCGTAGGTTTGGCGCAGGTGCTGGCACTTATTCCCGGTATATCCCGGTCTGGTGCCACCATTGTTGCAGGCTTGGGCAGGAAGTTGGATCGGGTGGCAGCAGCGCGATTTGCATTCCTCGTGTCCATCCCGGTGGTCACTGGTGCGGGGGCGTTGAAGCTTACGGATATTATCCGGGGGAATCCGTCGAGCGCTGAAGTTTTTAATGTCGTGCTAGGGGTGGTTACCTCTGCAGTTGTGGGCTACATTGCCATTCGTTTTTTACTGAAGTTTGTGCAGCGCCATTCATTGTCAGCCTTTGCGTGGTACCGGATGATTGCCGCTGGTGCCCTGGTCGTATACTTGCTGGTACGGTAACGAAGATCATACAAAAAAGCCCCGCTACGTAGCGGGGCTTTGGGTTAGAAGGTCGGTCCTTTATCCACTGGCTGGTCAGGTGGTGGGGGCTCCTCACTCAGGCCTTGGCGCTGGTAGTAGGCGCTGGAGAGGATGATACTGATTCCCAGTCCTGTCCACGGCCACCACAGGTAGTCGCCTTGGCAAATGGTGACGCGGTAGGTGATAAGCGCTGCTGCAGTGAGCAGGGCAGGGAAGAGCCACCAGAGTGCCAACTTCCGGCGTTGGAGCCAGACAAAGTAGGCAGCCAGCACAATTGCCTGCAAGAGAACCAGGACGAGAATCCACGGGTGCGCCAGATTGGTGCAGGTCGTTGCAGCGGTGGCTGTACCAGGCGTCAGATTTTCCTCCTCGTCAGTGCTAGTTGGCGTTCGATCCACTTCTTCGGCGGCTACTTGAGGTGTGCGATTTTCGGGGCGGGTGACGGCAATAATCTCGTTCGTGGGGGTTACAGCTTCCGATTCACCTGAGCGAACGACAATTGGTTCGGCAGCACTCACGCCGTCACTCTCCACCACCAGGTTCGTCTGCCCAGTGCTGCGGGCGGTCACTTTCCCTTGCTTGTCCACCGTTGCGACATCTGGGTTGGTGGTTTTCCAATTGAGATTCTTTTGGACAGTATTTCCTTTCGCATCAACCGGTTTCGCAATGACTGTGGTCGTGTCCTGTGGGTTCAACGTTGGAATTGGGGCAGGTGTCAGTTCAATCTTCGCCAGCATCCCCGGCGTGATGGTTACTGGCAAGCTTGCTTGGTAGCCAGCCAGGATCGCGGTAATGGTCCAGGTCCCCGCCGTGTGTGGTGTGAAGCCACCTGCCGAGACCGTGGCCTGTGGATCATCAACGCTGTACGTCGCAGTGTCCAGGACGTCCCAGGCATTTCCATTACTATCAACGCCAAAGAGCCGGATGGGTAAAACCCCATCTGCAGTCAGATCTGCCCTCTTGGGTAGGAGGTTGAGCTGGCTGAGGGCGCCGTGAGTGACCACAATCGTTGCTGCGGCGGTGACGTTTCCATAGGTTGCCTGGAGGAGCCAGCTGCCCTGTGCCACGGCCGTGTACGTTCCTCGCTGGCCTGGGATGCCCGTGAAACCGCCTCCATTTGGATTCCAAACCGCGTTTTCTGTGACATTGACTGCTGTCCCATCACTGAGGGTTGCGGTGAGGGTAAAAACCGTACTTTGGCCAGCCTGGAGACTTACGGTAGTTGGGGAAATAGCCAGACCGGTCACTGTGGGGTCAGCTGCCTGAACAGGGTGTGGGCTAAGGCCTAGCAGGGTTATCCCCAGGGTTGTTATAAGGAATGTCGCGAGGATTTTTTTCATGGCTTGGGATAGTTGGAGAAAAAGAAAAGGCTAGTAGTGGCCCAAAAATCTTTTCAAATACTCGCCATAGGCAAGAAATGCCTACATTCGCAAAGTATTCGCTGAAGATTTTTGTTCGCTACTAGCCCAGTAATTTATGGCTATTTTTGGGGAGGGATGCGTGAAATTTCGCACGCAGGTTTTGAGGAGTTTTATATTACACAATTTTTTCTTTTGGGTGTCAATATTGCACTAAGTACGCCACAGAGCGCCCACCCTCCAAATGGTCAATGCTTTGTTTAATTTTTCTTCTCCACTACCTTAGCAAATCCAGCACGCAGGGTCAATGCACATTTGGCAATTACAAAACCCGTATCGTCTGTCCAATTTTTTCTAAGAAGTGCCCTTTGAGGAGGATCGCTGTGGCAGCAATGGCAATGACGGCCATGGTTTGGCCAATGACATGGGGGTGCTGAATCCGTAACTTGATCCCAATGTTGAGCAGAAGGGCGATTCCTAGGAAGAAGAAAGCGGCCAGGTAGAAATCATTGAAGAAATTGAGCATGCGACTGAAGAAGTCTGCCCCGGCTGGGTTGCTGATGACGGTTGGCGCAGGCTCGTTCCGTGTGGGTTCCGCAGCCTGAATATCCTTCTGGGTAGGGTCAGATTGGGTTTGGGCAACCGTGGTTGGGGTGGCGATGTTCACGGCCAGGTGTAGGGAGGTGCCGGCAACAACTGTCCCACTGGCGTCGACCAGAGCAAAGGCTTCTGTCAAAGTGCCTTCCGTGGCTTGAGCTTTCAGTTTCCACTCGAATCGGGCGACGTCATTTGCCGGGACGTCTGTTGAAAGGGTGCCAACGGTTGTGGCATTCACCCAGGAAGAATCAGCTAGGGTTGACGTGCGGCTGCTTGGGGTCGTCACAAGCCGCAGGCTATCAGCTTTCCAGGTTTCGGTTCCGGCATTTTTGAATTCTGCCCACACGTCAACCGTTGCATTGGGAGTTACGGTGACGGAGTCACTACTTTGCTGAATAACGTTCCCTTTGGGGGGTGTCACTTGCTCAGCCCGCACTTCCGGCTTTGTGGTGGTTGGCTTGACGGTTGGTTTTGTGGTGGGCAATGCTGGAGTGGTTGGCTTGGGTTTTGGTTTCACCGTGGTCACCTTTGCCACCTGGGTTTTCTGCGCCACTTGGGTGCCAAACATTTCCACCAGCACCGTGGTTTCTACCCCATCCATTTCACCAGTCACCACGGCAATGCCAACCTCCTTGTAGCGGGTATTCAAAATATTCTCCCGATGGCTGGGGCTCGCCATGAGTGCGGCATGGGCCGATTCGGGTGAGGTAAAATCAATCGCTAAATTTTCACCAGCCACAGAGTAGTTGTACCCAGTATTATCTATCCACGTCCAAAAGCGCTTGCCGTCGGGCGTGGTGTGAGCAAAGTAGTTTCGGGCCAGCATGTCTTTGGCCTTGCGGGTCGCAGCCTCGGCAAGTTTCGGATTGAAGGTTAACGTGCCAATTTTTTTCTCCTGTCTGGACTGATTGCTGAGGGAAAGAATGGTGCTGGCTGTGTAGGCGCTGTACTCTGCTTGGTTTGGATAGGCAGCAAATAGGAAAACCACGCTGGAAATTTTTGCCGCCAGAATGAGGTAGGCATAGAAACGCAGCGCCCGCGGTCGCAAGGCGTGCGGCTGGTGGTTATTGCCGGCGTGGGGAATAAACCAATGCTTGGCGTGGTGCACAACGTGCCCAGCAATTGACCGACGTGGCTCTTGTTTTGCTACAGATTTCTTTGTCATACAAAGCAAGTGAGTGTATCAAAAAGCCGTCAATATGTCAAGTATAGCTTAAGGTTACGAATTACGAAATACAGATACGAATATACGAATTACGAATGTCGTTACGTCCCGCCACTGAGGCGGGATCTCGCCCTCCTCTTCTCAGAAGCAATAAGTGGCGGGAAATTACGAAATAGAGATACGAATTACGAAAAGAGACTACGAATATACGAAAGGGGAGGGGGATGGCAAGAATGCTCTGGGCTCGGTGCCTCCGTACCCGCAGCTCGATCGGGGATGGTTTGGAGGGTGGGGAGAGTTTTGGGTGTAGCGGCACTTCGGTAGACTCAGGACTGGAAGTGAGAATTGTTGAAAGGTGGGGGTCTGGGATGGGTAGAGATGTGGACGCTTGTTCGGTTGGAGGTCTTGGGTTTGGTGGAAGAATGCGAGGTGACCTTCTTCCAAACCGTTTACCCTCACGAGCATCCATACCCTTGCCTGACCCGCATCCCCCTCTTCCATCCAGCGTCTAAACCCAAACCTTCTATCCAGTTCAACAGGAGGGGTTAGGGTTGGTTCTTTTGCTTGCTCAGCAGACCTAACTAAGTATTTAGTTAAAAATGCGTGACGCCTCAAAGACCTTTATAGCTTTACAGCTCTAAAGCTCTACAACTGATTTTTTTTACAGTAATTCTCCAACCACGACCAAACGATTCTTCGTCGAGAACAGTGGATGGCAAGTGAAGACGGTGAGTTGCGGGGTAAGAGTTGGTTCCACGATATCAGTCTGCGTGCTGGGAACAACTTTGGTGGTGCCGACCTTGAAGTCGAATTCTTTTCCTTGCCAGTAGATAATCATAATATCACCAGGCTTCACTTGGTCCAGTAAGTAGAGCGTGAGGTTGGACGGAGGACGGTAGCGGAAACGGTGTGCAGACAGCACCACATTCCCACCTTCGGGTGGGGTGCTGGAACCAGGAATGTGCCAGGCGCCCAGGTTCAAAGCTTTGGATTCGTTTGTTCCTTCCACAATAGGCAAATCCACGCCTATTTTGGGAATGACCAAACGGTTTGTGGTGGGCACAGTGTTCGATTGAACTTTTGCCTTTACCTGCTTGGTTGCAGGCCTTGGGGTGTTTGTGTTCGTAATGCTGGGAGAATTCGTATTGGACTCAGGGATAGTGAGGGTTTGGTCATCTCCTAAGAGTTTTGAAGGGTAGGGGAAGACCGGCTCCTCGGGTGTGCTCACCGGGCCGGCAAGTTTGTAGCGAAGAATGGGCCAGAGCGGGTAGGACAGGACGACCAACCCCAGTGCAACGCAGAGGAAGCCCACCGTGAGGGTGAGCTTCCGTCGATACGTTGTGGACCTAGGATGCTGGTCCGTCATGATGATTGGTTAGGCAGGAGAACCCTCTTTGCGGCGTCGCAGGAGGAAGACCCCGAAGGAGATCAACCCGGCACCAGCGACAGCGACCATCAGGTCCAGCATGCTGGCTCCGGTGCTGGCAAGGCTCTCGCCCAGCACGCGGCCGCGTTTCACTTGCACGGGGACGCTGGTGGTAATTTTACCATGGTTGTCCGCGCTGGCAATTGCTAGGTTCTCGTAGCTCCCATTGGGCACGGATTTGCTCACTACTACGTCGTAGGTGACCGTTGTGGTTGCACCCACGGCCAGGTTGCCCAGGTTCCAGGTTTTGCTGGTATCCGTGCTGCCTTTGAAAGTAAAGCCCAGGGGCAGGACGTCCTGTAAAATGACGTTTACAGCTTCACCTGTACCGGTGTTCTTGATTTCCACGGTGTACTTCACCGTGTCACCAGGCGCAACGGTTGCTTTGCTTACGGTTTTCTTCAGCTGCAGCACCGGTGCAGTTGTATCACCCAAGACACGTGGCACACGCACTTCCACAGCGACTTTGGCTTGCACTTCAGCGGCATTGTCCGCTTTGGCTTTGGCCAGGTTATTGTAAACACCGGCGACCACCGCAGAGCCAACGTTGACCAAGTAGGTCGTGGTTTTTTCTTCACCTACCAGGAGACTACCCAAACCAAAGGTCTTGGTTGCCAGGCCACCATCTGCAAAGGTGAAGCCAGCGGGGAGGGTATCGTTCAGCGTCACATTCACTGCCGTGTCGGTTCCAACATTCTTCACCTTCACCGTGTAGGTGAGCGGGTCACCAGGGTTCACGAAGACCGCATTAACAGTCTTGGTAATTTGCAGTTGGGGTGCTGTTACCGCCGTAATATTGACTTGCGCGAAGATGGGATCAAGCTCATCGCTCTTGATGCTGGCTTGGTTTGGGATTACGGTGCCATTTGGGATGGAGATGGCAGACTTGACCACCAGGGTCAACGTGCCAGCGTCACCCGGGTTTCGGGTACCCAGGTTCCAGGTTACACCGCCAACTGGCGTGCCAGTCTGGGCCATGGTGCAGGTGCCGGTGGTCGTACCACAAGTCATGGCAACGTAGCTGGTGTGTGCGGGAATGGCGTCAGCCACAACCACATTGGTCGCCAGCGCCGAGTTGGACGCGACTGACCAGTGGATGGTGTAGGTCACGTCCTGGTTGCCACCCACCGTTGCGGCGTTGGCGGTTTTTTCCAGGGTCAGTACCGGAAAGTTATTCTGCACAGTGCAGGTCCCACCTTGCTCGGTAACGGTTAGGGTAATAACCCCTTGGGCATCCTTGGCGCAAACACCGCTGGCAGACTGCAAGCTGTAACCCTTTGGTCCGGATTCAGTCAGTGTGTAGGTACCCAGTGGGATTGCCACCTGGTCACCATCCTTGAATTGCTGCCCATTGGCAGTGAAAATGAAGTCCGTGTCTTTCGCCGTTCCACCAACCACAACCTTGTCAAAGCTCACGGTGCCAGTTTTTCGGTAGTTGACGAAGCTCACCTGCACGTTGGTGCCGCTCACCGCGTCAAATTCCGCTTCATCTTTGCTGCTGTCATCGTCGCTCCAGTTGGGGGTAATAACGTTGTCTGACAGTAAGGCCTGGTACAGGCTGCCGTTGAACTTCTCAATGACACGGTATTCGCCCGGGCCCAGGTTCGTCCAGGTGTAGGCACCGTTTTGATCAGTCACTTGCGTGTCTACTTTGGAACCATTTTTCCAGACTTCCAAGGTCCAACCAGGCGTGAGGGTGCGGTCTGCAGTGGTTGCTACATTCCCGTCCGCATCCATGAGTTTGTTCACGGTCAGGTCAAACCCTTCAAAGTTTAAGAAATTTTTCTGCGTCTTGGTTCCAGAGGTAACCGTGACTTGGTGTCCAAGAACAGGGTTCACTGCGTACCAACCTGAGACCATTTGCTCGGTGACCAGGTAGGTGCCGGCCGGGAGGCCCGTGAATTCGTAATAGCCGGTTGACCAGTTGCCAGCGCCAGTGACAACACAGGTGTTGCCATTCAAGCAGATGGTCCAGCCATCTTTTTTTACGTCGCTGTGGTTCACATCGCCATTGGCCGTCAGGTCTTCGTACTTAAAGCCCCAAATTTTGCCCAGCTTGAAGTTGCCAAAGTCTTTGCCGTCCACATCCTGATTCACCGTGAGGGTTACCACATGTTCGTCGTTGACCGGAGCGGTTTGGATCCATCCAGATTCCTGTACCTCACGGACGGTGTACGTGCCTGGCATGAGGTTGCTAAAGTAGTAGTCACCATCGTGATCCGTATAGTCATACGGTTCACCGTT contains:
- a CDS encoding class D sortase; translation: MTDQHPRSTTYRRKLTLTVGFLCVALGLVVLSYPLWPILRYKLAGPVSTPEEPVFPYPSKLLGDDQTLTIPESNTNSPSITNTNTPRPATKQVKAKVQSNTVPTTNRLVIPKIGVDLPIVEGTNESKALNLGAWHIPGSSTPPEGGNVVLSAHRFRYRPPSNLTLYLLDQVKPGDIMIIYWQGKEFDFKVGTTKVVPSTQTDIVEPTLTPQLTVFTCHPLFSTKNRLVVVGELL
- the mutM gene encoding bifunctional DNA-formamidopyrimidine glycosylase/DNA-(apurinic or apyrimidinic site) lyase, translating into MPELPEVETVVRGLQGLVGKRIRKVEVRRPKLVSVGPGTLSPKRSHTAAQARRFSAVLQGRSVQSITRRAKLICIQLSGGWTLFIHLKMAGQLVVQKAKQRKLLIRLLNTPTAPLEMLPTKHTHIICTFGDGTILYFNDIRLFGTWRVVHTRDHAALQDVASYGPEPLEKDFTAKVLQASLGKRPRMLIKQALTDQQLLAGVGNIYADESLFAAKLLPTRTVGSLQPKDWLRLFQSVQKVLRHAIRTHGSSVGEFIRPDGSMGMFGRYHKVYGRKGEPCVICKTPIRKIVVGGRGTHYCSKCQE
- a CDS encoding Ig-like domain-containing protein, with amino-acid sequence MKKILATFLITTLGITLLGLSPHPVQAADPTVTGLAISPTTVSLQAGQSTVFTLTATLSDGTAVNVTENAVWNPNGGGFTGIPGQRGTYTAVAQGSWLLQATYGNVTAAATIVVTHGALSQLNLLPKRADLTADGVLPIRLFGVDSNGNAWDVLDTATYSVDDPQATVSAGGFTPHTAGTWTITAILAGYQASLPVTITPGMLAKIELTPAPIPTLNPQDTTTVIAKPVDAKGNTVQKNLNWKTTNPDVATVDKQGKVTARSTGQTNLVVESDGVSAAEPIVVRSGESEAVTPTNEIIAVTRPENRTPQVAAEEVDRTPTSTDEEENLTPGTATAATTCTNLAHPWILVLVLLQAIVLAAYFVWLQRRKLALWWLFPALLTAAALITYRVTICQGDYLWWPWTGLGISIILSSAYYQRQGLSEEPPPPDQPVDKGPTF
- the uppP gene encoding undecaprenyl-diphosphatase UppP, coding for MDSIHAFFLGVVQGLTEFLPISSSGHLLAFHEITNAGIFDSLRFDAALHVGTLVAIIVYFWRDVVEIVQGFFRSLRSWQVKTDAKQKQAWTVIVGSIPAGIAGMLGEKWIEDNTRNLWLVVITLVIGAVAFWLAEVWSRRQQQHAEVSYATAWVVGLAQVLALIPGISRSGATIVAGLGRKLDRVAAARFAFLVSIPVVTGAGALKLTDIIRGNPSSAEVFNVVLGVVTSAVVGYIAIRFLLKFVQRHSLSAFAWYRMIAAGALVVYLLVR
- a CDS encoding divergent PAP2 family protein, with the translated sequence MESGWSLLIIPVATAIGTQVLKLGVDHIKGNLDLKHMWDSYGGMPSSHGAFVACLTTMVGFHQGIGSAAFAIAAVFSVLTIRDAIGFRREIGVHGKILNRLVTEHPAAQSSTYPKLSERWGHTPWEITVGSAIGIAVGVVVQVF
- a CDS encoding CBS domain-containing protein translates to MRVRDVMVHDFHTLQSSQSVASAVQLFVKEEITGAPVIDHGKLVGMLSEKDIFRSLYPSVAQFADNPELWLEETELEENATGVAALPVEQIMQRHVICVPPDAPLMQAGSIMLAHRVHRLVVQDGDKVVGLLTRSAVFRNVFKQKLS
- a CDS encoding CAP domain-containing protein — protein: MTKKSVAKQEPRRSIAGHVVHHAKHWFIPHAGNNHQPHALRPRALRFYAYLILAAKISSVVFLFAAYPNQAEYSAYTASTILSLSNQSRQEKKIGTLTFNPKLAEAATRKAKDMLARNYFAHTTPDGKRFWTWIDNTGYNYSVAGENLAIDFTSPESAHAALMASPSHRENILNTRYKEVGIAVVTGEMDGVETTVLVEMFGTQVAQKTQVAKVTTVKPKPKPTTPALPTTKPTVKPTTTKPEVRAEQVTPPKGNVIQQSSDSVTVTPNATVDVWAEFKNAGTETWKADSLRLVTTPSSRTSTLADSSWVNATTVGTLSTDVPANDVARFEWKLKAQATEGTLTEAFALVDASGTVVAGTSLHLAVNIATPTTVAQTQSDPTQKDIQAAEPTRNEPAPTVISNPAGADFFSRMLNFFNDFYLAAFFFLGIALLLNIGIKLRIQHPHVIGQTMAVIAIAATAILLKGHFLEKIGQTIRVL